In the Candidatus Cloacimonadota bacterium genome, AAATGGAGATACAATGAAAATAGCATTTACAACAAAAGGAACCGATTGGAATGCTCATATTGATCCTCGATTTGGAAGAACTGATTACTTCCTTATTTATGATGATGAAAAAGATGAATTAACATCAATCGATAACACAGACGTTTCTGAAGTAGCTCATGGTGCAGGACCGAGAACTGCACAAAGACTTTTCGAGCAAAAACCGGATGTTTTAATAACCGGTAATGGACCGGGAGGTAATGCAGCAACCGTTCTTCAACAATCTGGTATCAAAATTATTACCGGTGCAGGAAACATGACCGCGAAACAAGCGCTTGATGCATACAAAAAAGGTGAATTGTAAAGTTTATGAAATTCAAGGCAGCCTTTGCCACTGATGATGGAAAAACCTTCA is a window encoding:
- a CDS encoding NifB/NifX family molybdenum-iron cluster-binding protein, giving the protein MKIAFTTKGTDWNAHIDPRFGRTDYFLIYDDEKDELTSIDNTDVSEVAHGAGPRTAQRLFEQKPDVLITGNGPGGNAATVLQQSGIKIITGAGNMTAKQALDAYKKGEL